The Prevotella fusca JCM 17724 genome includes a window with the following:
- a CDS encoding Z1 domain-containing protein, producing MQNQIINMCRVLIGPNAVVTDDQINDTIARVSLIFPNMDIAQVKNELLSLYGVRIQDFQILEGNERRQPWLRDFKAERKSTWNFWVRYKQYLSEQKGFAPLVIQKLDDMSDRILDNLFNPQLTNITIDKKGLVVGQVQSGKTANYTGLICKAADAGFNFIVVLAGILNNLRSQTQSRIDEGFLGFDTQYERAYNINNTTKIGVGLIPGFDSAIANSYTTSLDSGDFNSRAANTAGFNFNAPQPIILVVKKNASVLKRLNTWLKAQAGGHKIANKSLLLVDDEADNASINTKKDKNLDPTAINKAIRTLIGQFNRSAYVGYTATPFANIFIAQDESDLFPRDFIINLPAPTNYIGPEKVFGTSMDVEDEEDLLPIVVPISDYLTFIPEGHKKNDPKPTFADIPESLKTAIKSFILTCAIRIARGQENKHNSMLIHVSRYQLWQNEIKELVAQQFSYYKQEIEANDSSVLSEFQDLLENDYTETTNNIKNSSLSNIDHCLQVHQWEDIKPLLFKVVQKIEVKSINGSSGDIVDYQLNSKNGVSVIAIGGDKLSRGLTLEGLSISYFLRASKMYDTLMQMGRWFGYRPGYVDLCRLFTSAELSEWYRHIAVASAELRDEFNYLAESRSTPDKYALKVRTHPGCLQITALNKMRNTKEIQVSWASRLIETYQLPIDKGLKNRNLVATKELLSGLGEPLIKDGDYLWKNVPANQISDYFNEFTVAESLKKVNLELIVKYINELQGYGELTNWSVVLMNKTAGSGPNKEYCFCNKYKVNCFYRNRAIDTDYKTYFIRKNHIVGNQADEFVDLDKNVLNEALEATKQEAINSGKTWAKAYPKPLVVRSNFRPKAQPLLIIYPLNPIGANVMKNNVPVEGSTVFTVGDDPFVGFAISFPATDTSIAVNYKVNMVGEYADIEDNFDNENDNEYGE from the coding sequence ATGCAGAATCAAATTATTAATATGTGCCGAGTCCTAATCGGACCAAATGCTGTTGTAACAGACGATCAGATTAATGATACTATAGCAAGGGTATCACTAATCTTTCCCAATATGGATATTGCGCAAGTAAAAAACGAATTACTATCCTTGTATGGAGTAAGAATTCAGGATTTTCAAATTCTAGAAGGAAATGAAAGAAGACAACCTTGGCTTAGAGATTTCAAAGCTGAACGCAAATCTACTTGGAACTTTTGGGTGAGATATAAACAATATCTGTCTGAACAAAAAGGCTTTGCTCCACTTGTCATTCAAAAATTAGACGATATGAGTGACCGCATTTTAGATAATTTGTTTAATCCACAGCTGACCAATATCACAATTGATAAAAAAGGGTTAGTTGTAGGTCAAGTTCAATCTGGTAAAACAGCTAATTACACAGGCTTAATTTGCAAAGCTGCTGATGCTGGCTTCAATTTTATCGTTGTACTAGCTGGCATATTGAATAATCTGAGAAGCCAAACTCAAAGTAGAATAGATGAGGGCTTTTTAGGATTTGATACCCAATACGAACGAGCATATAATATCAATAATACTACCAAAATCGGTGTGGGACTGATTCCTGGTTTTGATTCCGCTATAGCTAATTCCTATACCACAAGTTTGGATTCTGGCGATTTCAATAGTAGGGCAGCAAATACAGCTGGCTTCAACTTCAATGCACCGCAACCTATAATTTTGGTTGTAAAAAAGAACGCATCAGTATTAAAGCGCTTGAACACTTGGCTAAAAGCTCAAGCTGGGGGTCACAAGATTGCCAATAAATCGTTGCTACTAGTTGATGATGAAGCTGATAATGCTTCAATCAATACAAAGAAAGATAAGAATTTAGACCCAACAGCAATTAATAAAGCTATTAGAACGCTGATTGGACAATTCAATAGGTCTGCCTATGTTGGATATACAGCCACCCCTTTTGCTAATATATTTATAGCACAAGACGAATCAGATCTATTTCCACGTGATTTCATTATCAATCTACCTGCACCAACTAATTATATTGGTCCTGAAAAAGTATTTGGGACAAGTATGGACGTTGAGGATGAAGAAGACTTGTTGCCAATTGTGGTTCCTATTAGCGATTATCTGACTTTCATACCAGAGGGGCACAAAAAGAATGATCCCAAGCCAACATTTGCAGATATACCAGAGTCATTAAAGACGGCTATTAAGAGCTTTATATTGACATGCGCTATACGTATAGCAAGAGGCCAAGAAAACAAGCATAACTCTATGCTTATCCACGTTTCTCGCTATCAGCTATGGCAAAATGAGATTAAAGAATTGGTCGCTCAGCAGTTTTCTTATTATAAGCAAGAGATAGAAGCAAACGATTCATCTGTGCTCAGTGAATTTCAAGATTTGCTAGAGAATGACTATACTGAAACAACCAATAATATTAAAAATTCGTCGCTTTCCAATATTGATCATTGCTTGCAAGTCCACCAGTGGGAAGATATTAAGCCTTTGCTTTTCAAAGTTGTTCAGAAAATTGAAGTGAAATCCATTAACGGATCTTCAGGTGATATTGTTGATTATCAACTGAATTCTAAAAATGGGGTTTCTGTAATTGCTATAGGCGGAGACAAACTATCTCGAGGTCTAACTTTGGAAGGTCTTTCAATAAGCTATTTCCTACGTGCATCTAAAATGTATGACACATTAATGCAGATGGGCAGATGGTTTGGTTATCGTCCTGGATATGTTGATTTATGCCGATTATTTACAAGTGCGGAACTTAGTGAATGGTATCGACACATAGCTGTTGCTAGTGCTGAGTTGCGTGATGAGTTCAACTACCTTGCAGAATCGAGAAGTACTCCTGATAAGTATGCCCTTAAGGTGCGTACGCATCCAGGATGCCTGCAGATTACAGCTCTTAATAAAATGAGAAATACCAAAGAAATTCAAGTATCATGGGCTTCTCGCCTCATTGAAACGTATCAATTGCCAATTGACAAGGGATTAAAGAATAGAAACCTTGTTGCAACCAAAGAGCTTCTATCTGGTTTAGGTGAGCCGCTAATCAAAGACGGAGACTATCTTTGGAAGAACGTTCCAGCAAACCAAATCTCTGATTATTTCAATGAATTTACTGTTGCAGAATCTCTCAAAAAGGTAAATCTTGAGTTGATAGTTAAGTATATTAATGAGTTACAAGGATATGGCGAATTAACGAATTGGAGCGTAGTTCTAATGAACAAAACGGCTGGTAGTGGACCGAATAAGGAATATTGTTTCTGTAACAAATATAAAGTTAATTGTTTCTATCGTAATAGAGCTATTGATACCGATTACAAAACTTACTTTATTCGAAAGAATCATATAGTAGGTAATCAAGCCGATGAATTTGTGGATTTAGATAAGAATGTGCTAAATGAAGCTCTTGAAGCAACAAAGCAAGAGGCTATTAATAGTGGTAAAACTTGGGCAAAGGCATATCCCAAGCCATTAGTTGTACGTAGTAATTTCAGACCCAAAGCTCAACCACTTCTAATTATATATCCATTAAATCCTATTGGTGCCAACGTTATGAAGAATAACGTGCCCGTTGAAGGTTCAACCGTGTTTACAGTAGGTGATGATCCTTTTGTAGGGTTCGCTATTTCGTTTCCTGCAACAGATACATCTATAGCTGTAAATTATAAAGTGAATATGGTAGGAGAATATGCTGATATTGAAGACAATTTCGATAATGAAAACGACAATGAGTATGGAGAATAA
- a CDS encoding DUF3408 domain-containing protein — MEKKKTTEVEYDLSYYLGGNEEELLGRSSQQHTKMTRSGKPSEDVEPLQNTEVSRCTELLHETEQARLPENAPVQKRISAKMRKETLEAYKQAYLLPAKLSNRKAVYLSKETQERADLIVRRLGDRGSNLSSFVENLVRSHLEEYHEDIEKWRKL; from the coding sequence ATGGAAAAGAAGAAAACAACAGAGGTAGAGTATGACCTTTCATATTATTTAGGTGGTAACGAAGAAGAACTGCTCGGAAGAAGTAGCCAGCAGCACACAAAGATGACACGGAGCGGTAAGCCATCAGAGGATGTCGAGCCATTACAGAACACAGAGGTATCACGGTGTACCGAGCTTTTACACGAAACTGAACAAGCAAGGCTGCCAGAGAATGCACCCGTTCAGAAACGCATCAGTGCCAAAATGAGAAAGGAAACGCTTGAAGCCTACAAGCAAGCCTATCTTTTACCTGCCAAACTCAGTAATAGGAAGGCTGTCTATCTGAGCAAGGAAACACAGGAACGTGCAGACCTCATCGTGCGAAGATTGGGCGACAGGGGCAGCAATCTTTCAAGTTTCGTGGAGAACCTCGTGCGCAGTCATTTGGAGGAATACCACGAGGATATAGAGAAGTGGAGAAAGCTATAA
- a CDS encoding PD-(D/E)XK motif protein translates to MENKYHIIELWSSLKSLATIGVVKKLYDTSLPIQVYATYSYPDDIVGIAVSFSKEFKIDISSLSNLSELRIRQLLDASMLGQKMLHVQLMRNVNQRVFAALCEDLITTLKPLSSTKEMAQEVVNQLHRWKDLFGKLKFEGLSKEEQQGLYGELVFLRKLLNRSSNDTYVSTLQLWTGVEKTNKDFQGDNWAVEVKTTSTNNAQFIIINGERQLDNSLVAHLFVYHLVLEVSKTNGESLPMIVSEIKVLLSGNVPALCIFEEKLIEAKYISCHESLYAERFYKKRSEKYYKVLADFPRIMENELRNGVSNVVYAISIGMCDEYLVPESVLFNTIK, encoded by the coding sequence ATGGAGAATAAATATCATATTATAGAGTTGTGGAGCTCATTAAAAAGCCTTGCAACTATAGGGGTTGTGAAGAAATTGTATGACACATCATTACCAATACAAGTATATGCCACATATAGCTATCCCGATGATATAGTTGGGATAGCGGTCTCTTTCTCGAAAGAATTCAAGATTGATATTTCGTCTTTAAGCAATTTGAGCGAATTAAGAATTAGGCAGCTTTTGGATGCTTCAATGCTAGGACAAAAGATGCTCCATGTTCAACTGATGAGAAATGTAAACCAAAGAGTTTTCGCCGCATTGTGTGAAGATTTGATAACTACTCTAAAACCACTATCTTCTACAAAAGAAATGGCTCAAGAGGTTGTAAATCAATTACATAGATGGAAGGATTTGTTCGGAAAACTTAAATTCGAAGGATTATCAAAAGAAGAACAGCAAGGTTTATACGGAGAATTGGTTTTCCTTAGAAAATTGTTAAATCGAAGTTCAAATGATACCTATGTTTCTACTTTACAATTGTGGACTGGAGTTGAGAAAACAAATAAGGACTTTCAAGGCGATAATTGGGCAGTTGAAGTAAAAACAACATCTACCAATAATGCTCAATTCATAATTATAAACGGAGAACGACAACTTGATAATTCACTTGTCGCTCATTTATTTGTTTATCATTTAGTTTTAGAAGTATCCAAAACTAATGGAGAAAGTTTGCCTATGATTGTGTCAGAAATAAAGGTCCTTCTCAGTGGCAATGTACCTGCACTATGTATCTTCGAAGAAAAGCTCATTGAAGCGAAGTACATATCTTGTCATGAATCCTTATATGCTGAGCGTTTTTATAAAAAAAGGAGCGAAAAGTACTATAAAGTATTAGCCGATTTTCCAAGAATCATGGAGAATGAGCTTAGAAACGGAGTTAGTAATGTCGTTTATGCTATTTCTATCGGCATGTGCGATGAATATTTAGTTCCTGAAAGTGTTTTATTTAATACCATAAAGTGA
- a CDS encoding helix-turn-helix domain-containing protein, whose protein sequence is MGYLIITDQNWQKIRDEILSLADCCHKAFGEKCKHTDWLHNGDVCQLLNISKRTLQHYRDTGVLPFAQIGHKCYYKREDVERLLQTKSEKTKSNK, encoded by the coding sequence ATGGGATATTTGATAATTACAGACCAGAACTGGCAGAAAATAAGGGATGAGATATTAAGTCTTGCCGACTGCTGCCACAAGGCATTTGGAGAGAAGTGTAAGCACACAGATTGGCTGCACAATGGTGATGTGTGCCAGCTGCTTAACATCAGCAAGCGCACCTTGCAGCATTATCGTGATACAGGCGTGCTGCCATTCGCACAAATCGGGCACAAGTGCTATTACAAGCGTGAAGACGTGGAGCGGTTGTTACAGACAAAATCGGAGAAAACCAAGAGCAACAAATAG
- a CDS encoding plasmid mobilization protein: MKKYRRKATQWQQKNNEEKQMNKTEFIKIRCTLEEKQRIKAKAESTGRKFSEYCREILLNGEVVTVPKMTDNEKEAIAVLYRTGMFYAQVSNLIRIKDESWVPITKNLSICAKEAFKRFFDPHFRIGDDIYKVLNLPRYDRKV, from the coding sequence ATGAAGAAATACAGAAGAAAAGCTACCCAATGGCAGCAGAAGAACAATGAAGAAAAACAGATGAACAAGACGGAGTTCATCAAGATTAGGTGTACTTTGGAGGAGAAGCAGCGCATCAAGGCAAAGGCAGAAAGCACAGGGCGGAAGTTCTCCGAGTACTGCCGTGAGATTCTTTTGAATGGTGAAGTGGTAACCGTTCCCAAGATGACCGACAATGAAAAGGAAGCCATTGCCGTACTCTACCGAACGGGAATGTTCTACGCACAGGTTTCCAACCTCATCAGGATAAAGGACGAGTCATGGGTGCCGATAACCAAGAACCTTTCCATATGTGCCAAAGAAGCATTTAAGCGTTTTTTCGACCCTCACTTCCGCATTGGTGACGATATATATAAGGTTTTAAATCTGCCGAGGTATGATAGGAAAGTGTAA
- a CDS encoding VapE domain-containing protein, with translation MKKYADNSNIRTEDKPKHSRQTSKNKEIESYLSTHYDFRFNTVLGRTEFSPKYANVYSKVSRYDINTFRRELDSEEGIITSADNLYSIIESSFSPRINPIQEYFKALPTVDASEVLHKMEVNQSTIANLASCVIVRNSEKWLPYLIKWLVAVVANAMDDRECRNHTCLVLTGEQGKFKTTFLDLLCPPALKGYSYTGKIYPQEKDTLTYIGQNLIVNIDDQLKALNKRDENELKNLITCPMVKYRMPYDKYVEEHPHLASFVASVNGNDFLTDPTGSRRFLPFEMLSIDIERAKAISMDAVYTEAKALLNAGFRYWFNDEEITELYKESEDFQVQTAEMELLLRCFEKPTEDNPHCAYMTTTEILAYLGVYTHQPLTLKRMGEALKRAGFEKVSKRREGCSPVYVYKVRKIHPCPLVNSCSSLM, from the coding sequence ATGAAGAAGTATGCAGACAATAGCAATATACGCACAGAAGATAAGCCGAAGCATAGTAGGCAAACTTCCAAAAACAAGGAGATAGAAAGCTACCTCTCCACCCATTATGACTTCAGGTTCAACACTGTACTTGGCAGAACAGAGTTTTCTCCCAAATATGCCAATGTGTATAGTAAGGTCAGCCGTTATGACATCAATACCTTTCGCAGGGAACTTGATAGCGAGGAAGGTATTATTACTTCCGCTGATAATCTCTATTCCATCATTGAAAGCAGCTTTTCTCCCCGTATCAATCCCATACAGGAGTATTTCAAGGCTTTGCCAACGGTTGATGCTTCAGAAGTGCTGCACAAGATGGAGGTAAACCAAAGCACAATAGCCAACCTTGCATCGTGCGTTATCGTCCGCAACTCTGAAAAGTGGTTGCCATACCTTATCAAATGGCTTGTTGCAGTAGTTGCCAACGCTATGGACGACCGTGAATGCCGTAACCATACCTGCCTTGTACTGACAGGAGAACAAGGCAAGTTCAAGACCACCTTTCTTGATTTGCTTTGTCCGCCTGCGCTTAAAGGTTACAGCTACACAGGTAAGATATATCCGCAGGAGAAAGATACCCTCACCTATATCGGACAAAACCTTATCGTAAACATTGACGACCAGCTCAAAGCCCTCAATAAGCGTGACGAGAACGAACTGAAGAACCTCATCACCTGCCCGATGGTCAAATACCGTATGCCCTACGACAAGTATGTGGAGGAACACCCACACTTGGCGAGTTTTGTAGCATCGGTAAACGGCAATGATTTCTTGACTGACCCCACAGGAAGCAGACGATTCCTTCCGTTTGAGATGCTATCCATTGATATTGAACGAGCTAAAGCTATCTCTATGGATGCCGTCTATACCGAAGCCAAAGCCTTGTTAAACGCAGGCTTTCGATATTGGTTTAACGATGAAGAAATCACGGAACTCTACAAGGAGAGTGAGGACTTCCAAGTACAGACCGCAGAAATGGAACTACTATTACGCTGTTTTGAAAAGCCAACAGAGGACAATCCTCATTGTGCTTACATGACCACTACCGAAATACTCGCTTATTTAGGTGTTTATACGCATCAACCTTTGACACTCAAACGTATGGGCGAAGCACTCAAAAGAGCTGGCTTTGAAAAGGTAAGCAAGAGGCGTGAGGGTTGTAGTCCTGTCTATGTGTATAAGGTTAGGAAAATCCACCCCTGCCCACTGGTAAATAGCTGTAGTAGTTTGATGTAG
- a CDS encoding helix-turn-helix domain-containing protein: METVRDLNMDMDKMQVVLSAIHSVSRRIKEVAQTHKPLFGGEHFLTGEEVCERLYISPRTLQDYRDKGIIPYTQFAGKILYKASDLERLLEENYSV, translated from the coding sequence ATGGAAACTGTTAGAGATTTGAACATGGACATGGACAAAATGCAGGTAGTGCTGTCCGCTATCCACAGTGTGAGCAGGAGAATTAAGGAAGTGGCACAAACGCACAAGCCGCTATTTGGCGGAGAGCATTTCCTTACGGGTGAGGAGGTGTGTGAGCGGCTGTATATTAGCCCTCGCACATTGCAAGATTATAGAGATAAGGGGATTATACCTTATACGCAATTTGCAGGGAAGATACTATACAAGGCTTCGGATTTGGAGAGGCTGTTAGAGGAAAATTATAGCGTATAA
- a CDS encoding relaxase/mobilization nuclease domain-containing protein: MIGKCKAIAHGSTALDYIFREGKLGNRLAFHNLCSRESKAIYEEMNLVSDYNTRCRNKFLRIEIGIAPQDEKKLSVSELAQIAHLFAKKMGLDNHQWMAVTHKDTDNRHIHIIANRISLYGEVYDTTFVSNKAARITEEISREKGLTIAKEVKIKRKHQKAKANPTREETKRELQRICYDLLEKYKSIGITGHSMFLYELNKHGVTIDRMKNKQSKVYGLKFSYGEYSFKASEVGREFGYRSLQKNFEAGKKTDTNKSDQVIRKSSKHTDTKDADYQLVPPSRSYSPPPTKETPKIAQTIRDMADAAISTADDLVEGVGGMITPTTHGDDYAESAWQRKLRNQANRKKKRGRGL; encoded by the coding sequence ATGATAGGAAAGTGTAAGGCGATAGCGCACGGAAGCACTGCATTGGACTATATCTTCAGAGAGGGCAAGCTGGGTAATCGGCTTGCCTTTCATAACCTTTGTAGCAGAGAATCAAAGGCTATTTACGAGGAAATGAACTTGGTCAGCGATTACAATACCAGATGCAGAAACAAATTCCTGCGCATCGAAATCGGCATTGCGCCACAGGACGAGAAGAAACTATCTGTTTCTGAACTTGCCCAAATAGCCCATCTGTTTGCCAAGAAAATGGGACTTGACAACCATCAGTGGATGGCAGTAACGCACAAGGATACAGACAACAGGCATATCCACATTATCGCCAACCGCATCAGCCTATACGGAGAAGTTTATGATACCACCTTTGTAAGCAACAAGGCTGCAAGAATAACAGAGGAAATCAGCAGGGAGAAAGGCTTAACCATTGCAAAGGAAGTCAAAATCAAAAGGAAACATCAGAAAGCAAAAGCCAATCCCACAAGAGAGGAAACAAAGAGAGAACTACAAAGAATATGCTATGACCTACTTGAAAAGTACAAAAGTATAGGTATCACAGGACATTCTATGTTCCTCTATGAGTTGAACAAGCATGGAGTAACCATAGATCGTATGAAGAACAAGCAGAGCAAGGTTTATGGTTTGAAGTTCTCATACGGAGAATATTCGTTCAAGGCATCGGAAGTAGGCAGAGAGTTTGGCTACCGTTCTTTGCAAAAGAACTTCGAGGCAGGTAAGAAAACCGATACGAATAAATCTGACCAAGTAATACGCAAATCGTCAAAGCATACAGATACTAAGGATGCTGACTATCAACTCGTACCCCCAAGCCGTTCATACAGTCCACCACCAACTAAGGAAACGCCAAAAATCGCACAAACTATAAGAGATATGGCAGATGCAGCCATCAGTACAGCCGATGATTTGGTGGAGGGGGTAGGCGGAATGATTACGCCAACAACACATGGCGATGACTATGCCGAGTCCGCATGGCAGCGCAAGCTCAGAAACCAAGCCAACAGAAAGAAGAAGCGAGGGAGAGGATTATAG
- a CDS encoding AIPR family protein, producing the protein MNNDINKYYLSLIQEIATRQLSNEDGDNQEQTFTRYVLDVLSEAGETENATVAFDEKDLGTKKQHKINGYAIADNYETVDLFISIFGCEESISSTPKAEIDRAATRIINFFRKAVYGDYANEVAESSEIFEFANTLSSYEELKENLVRVNAFILTNGEYKGEIPANIEICGYKVFVRVIDLRYLYQVTIESRVPIEINFMEEGYTVPCLSAASENPDYQAYVAIIPGICLANLYERFGARLLEQNVRSFLQFTGKINKGIRDTIKKEPHMFLAFNNGLAATADHIELDSIGRNIVKISNLQIVNGGQTTASIYHTWKKDKADISGIFVQAKISVIKRAEEFADIVSRISRYANTQNKVNDADFTANNAHLIAFEKLSRYIMTPITEDSNIQTYWFFERARGQYKNLRQKEGFTKSRQTAFDLKYPKKQVITKVELAKYINAYEEVYDGKKISIGPFIVVRGNEKNYSKFINNNLPENIKNLNSIYYEDAIAKTILFRTADKRYGTKVSGNNIGELKQVVVPYAISLLTTITKGKLNLYKIWKNQCLSNALSDFIYELMKQINEFILNESPVSHYIEWSKKEECWEKVKAYTWSYDLNDIKSDLINSSTPVRKGFSLNPDKNDEDVAHDMEIIESIPYSLWRKIAEWGKETDCLSINYQSAAQETAHKLKFNHKFTDSERRKAINIYNIVCEKNIELLFEADKLASEDDKAPSASHASSTDNDNITIELVQKMVEWDRRRRVLKDWQWKVMDEIANGKRPLDERMKRGMYMNYITFKKRGFTE; encoded by the coding sequence ATGAATAATGACATAAATAAATATTATCTATCTCTCATTCAAGAGATTGCAACCCGCCAACTATCTAATGAAGATGGCGATAATCAAGAACAAACATTTACTAGATATGTTCTTGATGTATTATCAGAAGCTGGAGAAACTGAAAATGCAACAGTAGCTTTTGATGAAAAAGACTTAGGAACAAAAAAGCAACATAAAATTAATGGCTATGCAATAGCTGATAATTATGAAACTGTTGACTTATTTATTTCTATTTTTGGGTGTGAAGAAAGCATATCTTCAACTCCTAAAGCTGAAATTGATAGAGCTGCTACCAGAATTATTAATTTCTTCAGAAAGGCTGTATATGGTGATTATGCAAATGAAGTTGCAGAATCATCTGAAATATTCGAGTTCGCAAATACTCTATCTTCATATGAAGAATTAAAAGAGAATTTGGTAAGAGTTAATGCCTTTATCCTAACTAATGGAGAATATAAAGGGGAAATTCCTGCTAATATAGAAATCTGTGGATATAAAGTATTCGTCCGAGTGATTGACCTTCGCTATCTTTACCAAGTTACAATAGAGTCACGCGTGCCTATTGAGATTAATTTTATGGAGGAAGGCTATACTGTCCCATGTTTATCAGCAGCTTCTGAAAACCCAGACTATCAAGCATATGTAGCTATTATACCTGGAATATGTTTGGCCAATTTATATGAAAGGTTTGGTGCCAGATTATTGGAACAAAATGTCCGTTCTTTCCTCCAATTTACGGGAAAAATTAACAAAGGTATCAGAGATACAATTAAAAAAGAGCCACATATGTTCTTGGCCTTCAATAATGGATTAGCGGCTACTGCTGATCACATCGAATTAGATTCTATAGGCAGAAACATTGTCAAGATTTCTAATTTACAGATTGTAAATGGCGGTCAAACAACTGCATCTATCTACCATACATGGAAAAAGGATAAGGCTGACATCTCTGGAATTTTTGTTCAAGCTAAAATCTCGGTGATCAAAAGAGCAGAAGAATTTGCCGATATTGTATCACGCATTTCTCGATATGCAAATACACAAAACAAGGTGAATGACGCTGATTTTACAGCCAATAATGCCCATCTTATTGCGTTTGAGAAGTTATCACGATATATCATGACACCAATAACAGAAGATTCAAACATCCAGACATATTGGTTCTTTGAAAGAGCAAGAGGCCAATATAAAAATCTCCGTCAAAAGGAGGGGTTTACCAAATCTCGCCAAACTGCCTTTGACTTGAAATATCCCAAGAAGCAGGTTATTACGAAGGTAGAACTTGCCAAATATATAAACGCATACGAAGAAGTGTATGATGGGAAAAAGATTTCAATCGGTCCGTTTATCGTGGTACGTGGTAACGAAAAGAACTACAGTAAGTTCATAAATAATAACTTACCTGAAAATATTAAAAACCTCAATAGCATCTATTATGAAGATGCCATTGCCAAAACGATATTATTCAGAACTGCCGATAAAAGATATGGTACCAAAGTATCTGGAAATAATATTGGTGAGTTGAAACAAGTAGTTGTTCCTTATGCTATTTCTTTATTAACTACCATAACGAAGGGAAAGCTAAACCTCTACAAGATTTGGAAGAACCAATGCCTTTCTAACGCACTTTCTGATTTCATTTATGAGCTAATGAAACAGATAAATGAATTCATTCTCAATGAATCACCTGTTTCACATTATATCGAGTGGTCAAAAAAAGAAGAATGCTGGGAGAAGGTTAAGGCATACACTTGGTCTTATGATTTGAATGATATAAAGTCTGATCTCATAAATTCTTCAACTCCAGTCAGAAAAGGTTTTTCGCTGAATCCTGATAAGAACGATGAAGATGTAGCTCATGATATGGAAATTATAGAATCTATTCCATATTCATTGTGGAGAAAAATTGCTGAATGGGGAAAAGAAACTGATTGTTTGTCTATCAATTATCAGTCTGCTGCTCAAGAAACGGCTCATAAGTTGAAGTTTAATCATAAGTTTACTGATTCAGAAAGAAGAAAAGCCATAAATATTTATAATATCGTTTGTGAGAAGAATATCGAATTGTTGTTTGAGGCAGATAAGCTTGCTTCCGAAGACGATAAAGCACCTAGTGCAAGTCATGCTTCCTCGACTGATAACGATAATATCACAATTGAGTTGGTTCAAAAAATGGTTGAGTGGGATCGCAGACGTCGTGTCCTCAAAGATTGGCAATGGAAAGTTATGGATGAGATAGCCAATGGGAAACGTCCATTGGATGAAAGAATGAAAAGAGGAATGTATATGAACTATATAACTTTCAAAAAAAGAGGGTTTACAGAATAA